Sequence from the Sanguibacter keddieii DSM 10542 genome:
CGTCCCGGACACCGTCGGGACGGGCGTGGTCGCGAAGGTGCCTGCGGCGACCGGGGCGGTGCTGGTGCTCCGGCTCTGCGGGGTCCTGCCGTCCGCGGCGCCGGTGACCTCGACCGTGAGGACCTTCCCGAGGTCTGCGGCGGTGGGGACGTACGACGTGGAGGTCGCACCGTCGACGGCCAGTCCGTCGGCGAGCCACCGGTAGGTGAAGGTGGCAGCCGGAGACCAGTCTCCGGTGACGACGGTGAGGGTCGTGCCGACCGCGGCGGTGCCCGTGACGGTCGGGTCAGGGGCGACGTCGAAGTCCTGGGGCTCTGGGCTGGCGGGCTCCTCCGGCACCGGCTCAGGGTCCGATTCCGGGGCGAGGGCGGGCGCTGGGGCCTCCTCGGCGGGAGAGGGGGTCTCGCCGCCGGGCTCCTGGCCGGGAGCCGGCGCGTCGTCGACGAGGCCCTGGTCGGGTGCCGGGGCGTCGTCGGCCGTCGCCGGGGCGGCGACGACGAGCGGCAGGGCCACGACGAGGGCGACGAGGAGCGCGAGGGCGCTCGGGCGTCGTGCGTCGTCGGTGGACGGACGGTAGGACGGGCGGTGGGACGGGTGATGAGGCACCGGTGCTCCGATCTCTGCGTCGGGCACCGTGGCCGACGAGCACACCGTCGGAGGCTGACGGCACTGTGCGGCCCCGCCCCCGAGGCAGTCGAATGCTACTGACGCCGGTACGTGTCGACGGGGCGGAGCAGAGGGTGGTCTTTGCTTTGACCGGGCGAGACGATCCGGGACGTCCCGTGACGTACCGTCCCAGACCTCCGGGGTGAAAACACGACCAGGCGAGGCTCCGTGGACGCCAGCGAGGCCGGCCTCCCTGGTGGGGAGACCGGCCTCGCTGGGGAGCAGGCTCAGCGAGCCTGCGGGTGGTGCGGTGCTGCTCAGGCCTCGGCGGACGCCTTGAGGTCGTCGACGAAGGTCGGGTTCTCCTCGAGCCACTGCTTGACGGACTCGTCGTTGTCCGAGCCGCCGTTCTCGTTGAACATGATGTTCTCGAGCGAGAACAGCTGCTCGTCGGTGAGCTCGAAGGCACCGATCCACGACGCGGCGGTCGGGTAGTCGGTGGCGAAGTCGGCACGGCCGACCGAGTTGATCTCCTCGGCCTCGCCCATGAGGCCCTGCGGGTCCTCGAGGTCGCGGATCGGGAAGGCGTCGTAGGCCCAGTGCGGGCGCCACAGGGTCACGGCGACGTCGTTGCCGGCGTCGGTCGCGCCCTTGAGCTCGGCGAGCATCGCGGGGGTGGACGACACGACGAAGTTCATGTCCTCGAGGCCGTAGCCCGGGATCGCGTCGTCCTGCGTGATGCGGGTCAGGCCGGCGCCGGACTCGATGCCGACGAGGCGGTTGCCGAACACGTCGGCGTTGTCCGCGAGCTCGTCGAGCGAGGTGATGGGGGAGTCC
This genomic interval carries:
- a CDS encoding glycine betaine ABC transporter substrate-binding protein, whose translation is MLNRSTHRTALVAGSLAVALGLAACSSDDSSAEDAPRLDNGDLETISIGIHSGWDEGIAVSHLFKVMLEEEGYTVETTEADAGVVYTGLTGGDFDVNFDMWLPNTHADYLTQYGDEMEMLGVWYDDAKLTIAVNEDSPITSLDELADNADVFGNRLVGIESGAGLTRITQDDAIPGYGLEDMNFVVSSTPAMLAELKGATDAGNDVAVTLWRPHWAYDAFPIRDLEDPQGLMGEAEEINSVGRADFATDYPTAASWIGAFELTDEQLFSLENIMFNENGGSDNDESVKQWLEENPTFVDDLKASAEA